A window of the Bacillus sp. A301a_S52 genome harbors these coding sequences:
- a CDS encoding CPBP family intramembrane metalloprotease — translation MKKQAEIIKHISDKELLINLYATQLIMFIIALFTSWLIKGDVFAVLNVFQLSGDHLLIGLTFGVAIVTFELFLSRILPPSWFDDGGINKRVFSSRHPFHIVVLSAIVAISEEVLFRGVIQTYAGLWVASILFTLIHFRYLANRFLFIFTILLSVSLGVLFELTGNLLTAIVAHFIIDCLLGLHIRYFDNKH, via the coding sequence GTGAAGAAGCAGGCCGAAATAATTAAACACATTTCCGATAAAGAGCTACTCATCAATTTGTATGCGACCCAGCTGATTATGTTCATTATTGCGTTGTTTACGAGTTGGCTGATCAAGGGGGACGTATTCGCTGTATTAAACGTTTTCCAATTAAGTGGGGACCACCTTCTTATAGGTTTAACTTTTGGCGTTGCTATCGTGACTTTTGAACTTTTTTTATCCCGTATATTACCACCGTCTTGGTTTGATGATGGGGGAATTAATAAACGGGTTTTTTCTAGCAGACATCCATTTCATATCGTTGTATTATCAGCGATTGTTGCGATTAGTGAAGAAGTCCTGTTTCGTGGTGTCATACAAACCTATGCCGGTCTCTGGGTAGCATCTATCTTGTTTACACTTATTCACTTTCGTTATTTGGCTAATCGCTTTTTATTTATCTTTACGATTCTATTGAGTGTGTCGTTAGGTGTGCTTTTTGAACTAACAGGAAATTTACTTACAGCGATTGTTGCTCATTTTATAATAGATTGTTTGCTAGGGCTTCATATTCGATACTTCGATAATAAACATTAA
- a CDS encoding DUF2663 family protein, translated as MKEKVSTGQESIDTFMINAIIKAKGKEKAAEKKLVRVGFLVILSLISLTVYVFKNWMQWFQAEGSIFQKIMTDPFILFFTILSIITFAWLQQVTAKFEKAEKDYDQLKEDMIDRAADIWSSPEAWKKRSEIFRELKEKHDINLYHK; from the coding sequence ATGAAGGAAAAAGTTTCTACTGGGCAAGAGAGTATTGATACTTTCATGATCAACGCGATCATTAAAGCAAAGGGTAAAGAAAAAGCTGCTGAAAAGAAACTTGTAAGAGTGGGTTTTCTCGTGATTTTGAGTTTAATAAGTCTCACGGTCTATGTCTTTAAAAATTGGATGCAATGGTTTCAAGCTGAAGGTTCTATCTTTCAGAAAATCATGACAGATCCATTCATTCTTTTTTTTACAATATTGTCTATCATAACGTTTGCTTGGTTGCAGCAGGTGACAGCAAAGTTTGAAAAAGCAGAAAAAGACTACGATCAATTAAAAGAAGATATGATCGATCGTGCAGCAGATATTTGGTCTTCCCCTGAAGCATGGAAGAAACGCTCAGAGATTTTTCGAGAATTAAAAGAAAAGCATGATATAAACCTTTATCATAAATGA
- a CDS encoding formate--tetrahydrofolate ligase codes for MTKVDKQVRADIEIAQASQMLPISDIVSTLQLTDDEWEPFGRYKAKLSLSVMERLKDRPNGKIILVTAINPTPAGEGKSTVTVGLGQALNKLNKQAVIALREPSLGPTMGIKGGAAGGGYSQVVPMEDINLHFTGDIHAITSAHNALAALIDNHLHQGNELNIDPRRIVWKRVIDMNDRALREVVIGLGGPQQGIPRESGFDITVASEIMAILCLALNLTDLKERLSRIVVAYTYEKQPVTVKDLQAEGALTLLLKEALKPNLVQTLENTPAIIHGGPFANIAHGCNSVIATKMAAKLGDFVVTEAGFGADLGAEKFLDIKTRAGNIDPSLVVIVATIRALKMHGGVPKDQLKQENLTALEFGLANLHKHVETIKAFGLPHVVAINRFMNDTEAEISLLTRWCENQGINVELADVWANGGEGGKRLAERVVTEITKKPNHFNPLYSLNDSLKTKIKKIATIVYGAADVSFSTEAERQIVQFETLGWGKYPICMAKTPYSLSDDPVRLGRPEKFTLSIRELKPSIGAGFIVVLTGNVLTMPGLPENPAALRMDVDSDGKAVGLF; via the coding sequence ATGACCAAGGTAGATAAACAAGTAAGGGCCGATATTGAGATTGCCCAAGCAAGTCAAATGTTACCTATAAGCGACATTGTGAGTACATTACAATTAACTGATGACGAATGGGAGCCATTTGGACGGTACAAGGCAAAACTGTCCCTTTCCGTGATGGAGCGGCTGAAAGATCGTCCAAACGGAAAAATCATTCTTGTAACAGCGATCAACCCAACTCCTGCAGGTGAAGGTAAATCGACAGTGACCGTTGGATTAGGCCAGGCTTTAAACAAACTTAATAAACAGGCAGTTATAGCTTTAAGAGAGCCTTCACTAGGCCCTACTATGGGGATAAAGGGAGGAGCAGCAGGTGGTGGGTATTCTCAAGTCGTCCCTATGGAAGATATAAATTTACATTTTACCGGCGATATCCATGCTATAACATCCGCACATAATGCGTTGGCTGCATTAATTGATAACCACCTCCATCAAGGTAATGAATTAAACATCGATCCACGTCGTATCGTTTGGAAACGGGTAATAGATATGAACGATCGTGCTCTTCGTGAGGTTGTTATCGGGCTGGGCGGACCTCAGCAAGGGATACCTCGAGAATCGGGTTTTGATATTACCGTAGCGTCTGAAATAATGGCTATTCTTTGTCTCGCCCTAAACTTAACTGATTTAAAAGAACGACTGTCACGAATTGTTGTCGCATACACGTACGAAAAGCAGCCAGTGACTGTAAAGGATTTACAAGCTGAAGGGGCTCTAACGCTGCTCCTAAAAGAGGCATTAAAGCCTAATCTCGTGCAGACTCTTGAAAATACACCAGCTATTATTCATGGAGGTCCTTTTGCTAATATTGCTCACGGGTGTAATAGTGTGATTGCGACAAAAATGGCTGCTAAGCTAGGTGATTTTGTTGTAACAGAGGCAGGTTTTGGAGCAGATTTAGGGGCAGAAAAGTTTCTAGATATAAAAACACGCGCAGGAAATATAGATCCAAGTCTTGTCGTCATTGTTGCCACTATACGTGCATTAAAAATGCATGGAGGTGTTCCAAAAGATCAATTAAAACAAGAAAATTTGACAGCACTTGAGTTTGGGCTTGCGAATTTACATAAGCATGTGGAAACAATTAAAGCCTTCGGTCTTCCACACGTCGTGGCAATAAACAGATTTATGAATGATACAGAGGCCGAGATTTCCCTGTTAACAAGATGGTGTGAGAATCAAGGAATTAACGTAGAATTAGCAGATGTGTGGGCAAACGGAGGGGAGGGAGGAAAACGATTAGCTGAGCGAGTCGTAACCGAAATCACTAAAAAACCTAATCATTTTAACCCGCTTTATTCGCTTAATGACTCACTAAAAACGAAAATTAAAAAAATCGCAACGATCGTTTACGGTGCTGCAGATGTATCATTTTCTACTGAAGCTGAAAGGCAAATAGTGCAATTTGAAACATTAGGATGGGGGAAATATCCTATCTGTATGGCAAAAACACCTTATTCCCTTTCAGATGATCCTGTCCGACTTGGTCGTCCAGAAAAATTTACTCTTTCTATACGGGAGCTTAAACCCTCCATTGGAGCGGGTTTTATCGTGGTGTTAACCGGTAATGTCTTAACCATGCCAGGGTTACCAGAAAATCCTGCCGCACTCCGTATGGATGTAGACAGTGATGGAAAAGCTGTGGGCCTATTTTAA
- a CDS encoding metallophosphoesterase, whose translation MAAIYLLLLPFLIMIPLTYYMGKEAKKLDITKETISLPIPITTKKILFISDLHNRKIEMTTWWENIQVDFVIIGGDLAERRTPEKYVKHNLRILTSLGQTYFVRGNHDYHFGMDQLTAILEEFNVKQLNNEVIEIDRKWSVIGVEDYGTGHALLETLYSTTKPAILISHNPEIAIALEDDNHSIYAMLSGHTHGGQIRLNWLALGERGGWTKKKQLPVFISNGFGTRHVPLRLGAPPQVHIITVVGRAN comes from the coding sequence ATGGCAGCTATTTATTTACTATTATTACCTTTTTTGATAATGATCCCACTCACTTATTATATGGGGAAAGAAGCTAAAAAACTTGATATTACAAAAGAAACCATCTCACTACCTATCCCTATAACAACTAAAAAAATACTGTTTATATCTGATCTTCACAATCGAAAAATTGAAATGACGACATGGTGGGAAAATATACAAGTTGATTTTGTTATTATCGGAGGAGATCTTGCTGAAAGGCGAACCCCTGAGAAATATGTTAAACATAATCTTAGAATACTTACGTCGTTAGGCCAAACTTATTTTGTCAGAGGCAATCATGACTATCACTTTGGAATGGATCAGCTAACAGCTATTTTAGAGGAGTTTAATGTCAAACAACTCAATAATGAAGTCATTGAAATAGATCGTAAGTGGTCTGTTATAGGAGTTGAAGATTACGGGACTGGGCATGCGCTTTTAGAGACACTTTATTCAACTACAAAGCCAGCTATTTTAATAAGTCATAACCCGGAAATTGCCATAGCACTTGAAGACGATAACCACTCTATATATGCTATGTTGTCAGGACATACCCACGGAGGTCAAATAAGGCTAAACTGGTTAGCTCTAGGTGAAAGAGGGGGCTGGACAAAGAAGAAGCAATTACCTGTTTTTATTAGTAATGGGTTTGGAACGAGACATGTCCCCTTGAGGTTAGGAGCGCCCCCACAAGTACATATCATAACAGTAGTTGGTCGAGCAAATTAA
- a CDS encoding MerR family transcriptional regulator, with translation MTQAQGKYNIKAAANMLNVKPGTLRAWERRYSIVKPHRNKAGHRLYTDEQLTILTWLINKVKAGFTIGQAVDLFSKKNVKNLPDTDALNGTQMQKIKQDLLIALLAFDETKANELMDHAFNVFSMEKVVITILGDMLIELEEKLEQNEITMAHKSYATSYMRTRIGMVLHHLPTNSLLPKVLCVCAPYEQNEVYLLIFTFFLRRRGYETIYIGAGIHTDNVIQVVEEITPKMIIMCSTMVEHLVSALKITDELNHNFSDLLIGLMGPAIRQLSEDDYDSYKLYLVGETEEQWITWLRRYL, from the coding sequence GTGACACAGGCTCAAGGAAAATATAATATTAAAGCTGCTGCAAACATGCTTAATGTTAAACCTGGCACATTGAGAGCATGGGAAAGGCGCTATAGCATTGTTAAGCCTCATCGGAATAAGGCTGGTCATCGCTTGTATACAGATGAACAACTGACGATATTAACCTGGCTTATTAATAAGGTTAAGGCAGGGTTTACAATTGGACAGGCTGTGGATTTGTTTAGTAAAAAGAATGTAAAAAATCTACCTGACACAGATGCATTAAATGGAACGCAAATGCAGAAGATTAAACAGGATCTTCTTATAGCACTTTTAGCTTTTGACGAAACAAAAGCGAATGAACTTATGGATCATGCATTCAATGTTTTCAGCATGGAGAAGGTGGTTATAACTATATTAGGGGACATGCTAATTGAATTAGAAGAAAAATTGGAACAAAACGAGATTACAATGGCTCATAAATCTTATGCTACCTCTTACATGAGGACGAGAATAGGAATGGTTTTGCACCATTTACCGACAAACAGCCTATTACCGAAAGTGCTATGTGTCTGTGCTCCATATGAACAAAACGAGGTTTATTTATTGATATTTACGTTCTTTCTTCGTAGGAGGGGATATGAAACCATTTATATAGGTGCTGGCATTCATACAGACAATGTTATTCAAGTAGTTGAGGAGATCACACCTAAAATGATCATTATGTGTTCCACGATGGTTGAACACCTTGTTTCAGCACTTAAGATTACTGATGAGCTGAATCATAACTTCTCTGATCTTCTTATAGGACTTATGGGGCCTGCTATAAGACAGTTATCAGAGGATGATTACGATTCCTATAAACTATACTTAGTAGGTGAAACAGAAGAGCAGTGGATAACCTGGTTAAGACGTTATTTGTAA
- a CDS encoding adaptor protein MecA, with protein MRLERLAYDKMKISLSYEDLEQRGISTDKAWSDVPVIDELFQEMITEASEELNFEPEGPVVVEVFSIPSQGLVIIVTKTEDVFDDADLPFMQWEAIETKAHDTKLFKFNEFEDVIQLCKALYIQNIQGGKLFHYRHTYYLTFGDKELPAVREKTIYAICCEFGEPSNLSVHKLNDYGKIIVPSQAIKHITSYFS; from the coding sequence ATGCGCCTCGAACGACTGGCTTATGATAAAATGAAAATTTCTTTATCATATGAGGATCTTGAACAAAGGGGAATTTCCACTGATAAGGCTTGGTCTGACGTTCCTGTTATCGATGAGTTATTTCAAGAAATGATTACGGAAGCCAGTGAGGAATTAAATTTCGAGCCAGAGGGACCGGTTGTAGTCGAAGTATTTTCCATACCGTCTCAAGGACTCGTCATTATTGTAACTAAGACAGAAGATGTCTTTGATGATGCAGACTTGCCATTTATGCAATGGGAAGCAATTGAAACTAAAGCCCATGATACAAAACTATTTAAATTTAATGAATTTGAAGATGTGATTCAATTATGTAAAGCATTGTATATACAAAATATTCAAGGCGGAAAATTATTTCATTATCGTCACACCTACTACTTAACTTTTGGTGATAAAGAACTTCCTGCGGTGAGAGAAAAAACCATTTATGCTATCTGTTGTGAGTTTGGAGAACCTTCCAATTTATCAGTTCATAAATTAAACGATTACGGTAAAATCATTGTACCATCCCAAGCCATTAAACATATAACTAGCTATTTTTCATAA